The Limosilactobacillus panis DNA segment CAGCCAATTCTTAGCACTAGTCAACCGTCACCGGAACTGTACGTTGGTCAGGAAGTCTTTATTGCCTGGCTAGTCGGGACGGGTCTTTTTATTTTTGCCCGGCCCCTTCAACGACTCCTGCACCGGTGGTCAATTGATCACCGCCGTCACTGGCTGATTACCATTACGGTGGCCTTCTTTGTTATCCGCTTATTTAATGGCTACGACCTCCTTGGCTTTCACCATGGGACCAGCCTGGTCTGGTTTGGCTACCTCTTTGCGGCGGGGGATTGGCTGGTCAATGACCGTGAATGGCTAAAGAAGTGGCCAACCTGGCTGTACGGACTGCTGACGGTGGCCATGTTCTGCCTTTCCGGAATCATGACCTGGCTAAACATGAGCCGGATCATCTACAGCCCCCACCGGGGTTTTACGCCGAATTACCACTACTTACTGGCAATAAATGCTTACCAGCCAGTGGTGATCATTACTTGTCTGCTCGCCTTTGCCTGGGCTATCCGGGGGACAACAAATAAGTGGGCTAACGACCATAACATCGTGCAGGGGATTCTCCTACTGGGCCTACTGGGAACACCCCAAGCGGTAACCCCAATTCTGGTGCCGACGGTGAAGTGGCCGCTGGTGACTACACTGGCCAGCTTTCTGGCAGTCCTCTTGCTGGGCTTACCATGGTTAATCACCAGAATTGACTGGGCAATCGACACCAACTGGCGGGGGCTTTTAGCCTGGGGGAAGCAATTTGCTAAACGCTTCTGGCCAATTCTTTTGACTTACGCTATCCTGTGGCTGATAACGGTGGCCTCGTTTGCCATTCTCTGGGACAATGACCTCACGATGGTCCAGTGGGTAGTGACCCAGCGGGCGAAGATTGTGACGGTCAACGTCTTAATTATCTTTGCCATTGTCTTCTTGCTGATGACCCTGACAAATCGCTGGTGGCTCAGCAGCGGTATCGGTATTGTCTTCTACCTCGGTTTGCTGGTGGCTTCCGTCTTGAAAATTGCGGCCCGTAATGAGCCCATCCTGTCGACAGACGTTTCCACCATTACGGCCCCTGGTGAATTGCTGGGGATGGTAAATCCCTGGGTTTTGGTGAGCGCACTGGTTGGAATCGTCCTGCTGGTTGTCATTTTTGCCTGGGTAGAACATCGCTACGGGAAGCCAACCCGCTTCAGTGTGGGGGCCCGGATAATCGTTGCGGTCTTCGCCGCGCTGTTTTTGGCCAGTTTTACCCGGGCCAACCACAGTAAGTCAATCGTCTTTAAGCAGTTACAGCGGCTGGACGATACTCCTTACTTCTACAGCCAGATTCGGGGGGCTAAAATGAACGGAACCCTGTTGCAGTTTGCCAACAACGTTGATGTCCATATTATGACCAAGCCGGCGGGCTACACAAAGGCGCGGATGGATCAAATTGAGCGGCGCTACGCTGAAGCCGGCGTGAAAATTAACCAGCAGCGGACCCACCAGAGCGTGGGCAAGCAAAACCTGGTATTTGTTCTGAGTGAAAGCTTTGCTGACCCTCGCCGGGTACCGGGGATGAAGGTAAGCGGTGGTGATCCACTGCCGTTTCTGCACCAGTTTAAGCAACGGACGACCAGTGGCCTGATGATCAGTTCTGGTTACGGTGGGGGAACCGCCAACATGGAGTACCAGGCGTTGACGGGGCTGTCGATTGCCAACTTTTCGCCAACGATGCCGACACCGTACTCACAGTTAGTGCCCTACCAGCGACGCACCTTCACCATCAACCGCCTCTTCCACTACGCAATCGGTATTCACCCGTTTACGGCTAACCTGTATAGCCGGAAGACGGTTTACAAGAAGTTCGGTTTTAAGAAGTTCTACCACTTTGACGGTGGGGACAAGATTACCTACAAGAGTAAAATTCAAAATAATCCGCGGGTCAGCGATGACTCAACCTATAAGGAAATCGACCTGAACCTTCACCGTCAGCCCCATGGCAAGTTCATCCAGGTGGCCACGATGCAAAACCACATGCCGTATAAGCCGGAGTACTATCATAAGCGGCAGTATCACGTTTCT contains these protein-coding regions:
- a CDS encoding sulfatase-like hydrolase/transferase; protein product: MTHLGGHPAYFAGWWLVKMTVSALVVIVPILIGAGQHYPKRRLGMTVCLWLLGALGFIWAKYTTQPILSTSQPSPELYVGQEVFIAWLVGTGLFIFARPLQRLLHRWSIDHRRHWLITITVAFFVIRLFNGYDLLGFHHGTSLVWFGYLFAAGDWLVNDREWLKKWPTWLYGLLTVAMFCLSGIMTWLNMSRIIYSPHRGFTPNYHYLLAINAYQPVVIITCLLAFAWAIRGTTNKWANDHNIVQGILLLGLLGTPQAVTPILVPTVKWPLVTTLASFLAVLLLGLPWLITRIDWAIDTNWRGLLAWGKQFAKRFWPILLTYAILWLITVASFAILWDNDLTMVQWVVTQRAKIVTVNVLIIFAIVFLLMTLTNRWWLSSGIGIVFYLGLLVASVLKIAARNEPILSTDVSTITAPGELLGMVNPWVLVSALVGIVLLVVIFAWVEHRYGKPTRFSVGARIIVAVFAALFLASFTRANHSKSIVFKQLQRLDDTPYFYSQIRGAKMNGTLLQFANNVDVHIMTKPAGYTKARMDQIERRYAEAGVKINQQRTHQSVGKQNLVFVLSESFADPRRVPGMKVSGGDPLPFLHQFKQRTTSGLMISSGYGGGTANMEYQALTGLSIANFSPTMPTPYSQLVPYQRRTFTINRLFHYAIGIHPFTANLYSRKTVYKKFGFKKFYHFDGGDKITYKSKIQNNPRVSDDSTYKEIDLNLHRQPHGKFIQVATMQNHMPYKPEYYHKRQYHVSGRGFKNADQQRQIEAYIQGIHYTDQALDGWIHRVDEMKQSTTIVWYGDHLPGIYHGLPMSKYGIPLHETDYFIYSNKAARRMNKDRLTAQHKIVGPNDFSAMALAKMDVKVSPYYALLTEVEEDLPAISLPTNGTAKNNTAHQSGIAFVNQRGQHTKLNAKQRKLFNDYRLVQYDLTAGHHYLLKDSFLKQVAK